The DNA window GTTGATGTACGAGTCGTCGGGGAGGTTTTTGACGTACCTGTTCTCTTCCGAACCGTCGTCGAAGACCTTCCCTACCAGCACGGCGGCCGATGAGAAATTGATTTTTTGGATGTTGTCGTAAGTCTCGAAGAGCATTACGATCGATCCGCACAGAGCCGATCTGGAGCATTGGGTCCAATACTTGTCGTTGGAGCGGCTTTCTTCGTCTGGTATCAGGCTCAGAGCCATCTTTTCGATGTCGCATATGGCTTCGGATTTCCCTTTTTCTCCGGACCTGTATTTCAGGTAGCTTTCTTTCAGCAGATGGACGGCGTTCGATTCCGCCGGGCGCCTCAGATCCAAAACCACGTTTTCAATTCCCAGCCTGTCGCATATGGGTTTCAGCCTCGTCCGGCATTCTTCCTTAGGATCGATGATGAACGCCGACTCCCCGGATATTATGCACGAGAACGCGGATGGAAGCAGGAACAGTTGGGTTTTCCCGACACCCGTAGCGGAGGACAGGAGGGTGTGGGTGCAATCGTTGTCCACGAAGATCTTGCCCTCATGGACGTACATGACCGCTCCCCCGCACCCTTTAGGATTCTCAGGATCGAACTCCGATAGTTTGGACAGGAACGTCTTGCTGCTCTGCCATTCGAAGCTCGAATCTTCGTACGTATCCATCAGGAGGCTTTTTTTGGCTTCATCCGCCGTCATGAAGGCCGAGGGGAAGGACACCATCTCGGAGCCTTCAGGCTCATCCATAAACGATGCCTCCCTCGTTCCTTTCGAAGGAGAATTCGATCGACTTTCTCTTCCCATCCGCCAGGATTATCGCCAGCTTCTCATCGAATTGCCCATCTAAGTACGCATAGTTGCGATACACGAGGTTGTTTCCGTCTATGTAGTACGCTCCGATCTCGGTTTTCGAATTCAAATCGTTGATGTATTCGGAAGATGGCATCTTGTCCAGCCTTCTGGAGGTCAAGACCACTGCCACGTCAGAGTGGATGCGTATCTGCTGGCGAATCCTGCAGGGCTTGACAGTCTCCACGATTGCCGCTCCTTTGGAGATTTTGTAAGGTATTCCGTAGGAATCCAGCATACCCTTCACCATCTCTATGGCTTCAGATTTGGATTCTATCTTGGGGTGCGAATCCGCCGGATCATTTTTTTCATTGCTATAAATGGTTTCAGCCGGGCTTTCGTTGCGAGTCATTCCCATCCTCTTCCATTCATGTATCATTCATTTGGTATATAAATTTTAAATCCTAATTTGGATTTTGTTTTTTGGATGTTATCTTATTTAAATAAATACTATTGCATTATACAATTTTGTATTTAGACAAGAGCAATCTCATATTTCGACGCTATTATATAAAGTATCTTCGCTTTCGCAGGGATATGATTCAGTGTCCGCGTGGTACCAGGGATTTCCTTCCCGATGAGATGGAGAAACGCAGATTCTATGAGGGCAGACTCAGGCGTGTCGCAGGGAATTTCGGATTCAGGGAGGTCGAAACCCCCATTTTCGAAGATGCGGAGTTATTCATCCTCAGATCAGGCCCCAACGTTCTGAAGGAGCTCTATGCGTTCAAGGACAAAGGCGGGCGCGACATCGCTCTCCGTCCGGAGATGACGGCGCCTGCGATACGGATGTTCGTTAATGGAATGGCTAATGAGCCCAAGCCTATTAAAATATTCTATTTCGGGCAGTGTTTCAGATATGAGAGGCCGCAGAGCGGAAGATACAGGGAGTTCTTCCAGTTCGGCGCGGAGCTTATCGGCAGCGACACCCCCGAGACCGACGCCGAAGTGATTTCGATGGCCTCCGAGATGATCAAGTCGTTCGGCCTTAAGGATTACAGGATCCGCATCGGGCACATCGGAGTTCTCAGGCAGAGGATAGCCGATATCGGCGTACCCAAAGAGAACACCGCTGAAGTCCTGCAGAAATTGGACAAAAAACTGTATGATGAGGCTCGCCCGCTTTTGGAGGGTATCGGAGCGTCTTCCGCGGACATAGATGCGCTTTTCGAACTGACCGAAACCGTCGGCGGCGTAGAGGTTCTCGACAAAGTCCCGGGCGAAGCCGGAGATTATCTCAGGCAGGTCGTATCCTATCTTTCCGCCTCTGGGGTGAAGGATGTGGAGATAGATCTGGGCGTGGTCCGCGGGCTCGATTATTACACAGGCATGGTCTTCGAGGCCGAAGCTCCCTCTCTGGGTGCCGAGAAGCAGATCTGCGGAGGCGGATCCTACACTCTCTCCGAGCTTTTCGGAGGGGAGAAGGTATTCTCCACGGGATTCGCCGTAGGGTTCGACAGGATCCTACTCGCCGCAGAGAAGGAGGGGCAGGTCTATGAGCCCAAAGGCATCGATGCTTACGTTCTGTCCGTCTCCGATGACATGAGGCTCAAAGCCGCGGAGATCGTGGCATCCCTCCGTTCCGCTGGGATATCCGCCGACATCGACATAATGGGGCGCAAGATGGCCAAAGCTCTGAAGTACGCCTCGGCGGTGAGGGCGAAGTATGCCGTCATAGTGGGGGCGAAAGAGATGGAAAGCGGCTCCGTGACCCTCAGAGATATGACCTCCGGCGAGCAGAAGCTCGTGAAAACGGAGGATCTGCCCTCAGAAATAGCGGGAAAACGTTTTTGACGGGGGTGCAGCCCCATTTTCGGTCGCTTTTGGTGGGGAGGGGATGTCCCTCCCCCTGAAAGCGTTCATTTGGACCATTTGGGTTTGAGGCTCGCGTACACGAGAACCGCGAATATCAGTATCGTGATCGATGCGAACAGGGCCGCATAAAGCAGCGAAGAGCCTTCGGGCTGGCTGAACCCGTTTTCCTCGTAGGTCACGTCCACATAGATCACCGGATCCTTTTCGTAGCTCTCGGTGTTGAATGTGAACTCCTGAGTCGTCTTCACGCTTCCGCGATAGGTGTTGGAGACCCATTTTTTGGCTTCGAAGTCGTAGTAATGGAGGTCTTCGGGGTCATCGACGTAGCAGCAGATTTCGTGGCCGTTGTTGTCGACCGCTTTCGTCACGCAGAACGTGAACGAATCACCGGCTTTCACGAGGAAATCGGCTCCCCAGGGGGAATAGAAGACTTCGGGTATGACCTGTATGATGCCCCTTTCATCCGTGTACTTCAGCTGCATGAAGATGAAAACGTCGTCAGAGATGCAATAGACTCTGATGGGCTCGCCCACGCGGAAATCGGAATCCTCCTCGGGCACAGTGCCCTTGTGGTCCCCGTCGAGTATCCTGCTCATCTGGGACAGTTTGTCGGCGCTGCTCTCTTTGAAGAACATCTCGTTCGAAGTCTTCTCAAGCGCGAGGTCGTACGTTGTCCTGTAATAGCCGGCGTAGGAGTTCGATATCCTCACGGTTCCCCCGTCGGCCGAAGCTTCATCGGACAGCGCGGGAACGAACGATGACGCCAGTAATACCGCCAAAGCGATTGCGGCTGCTATCTTCCTTTCCATCACATCTCCCTCCTGCTGATTCTGTAGTATCCGATCGCAAGCATCGCAATCGCCCATGCGATCCCCACGGCTATCATTGTCCACACCGATGAGAGGTCCATGAACGCTATGGCTATCATTCCCACAGATCCGGACATGGGCGCTCCGAGTATCCCCAGCGCGGCTTCGCCGAGGAAGAACGGGAGCAGGGTCAGGGTATAATCGTTGAACTGGGTGCATATGATCATCGCGGCGAACGGAATTATGAAGCTCATGACTGCGAACGGCAATATCGACGATCCCTTTTTGGTGAAGCATCCTAGGCAGTAAGCGGTAGCGGAGTACGCCAGGATGCCGATGACCGTGAGAAGCAGGGATTCGAGGATGAGGTCCGCGAATATGGTGTCGTATTTCGTGATGACGGTGATGATCGCCATGCTGTACGCGAACATGAACACCCCGACGCACATGACGAACCCGGCCAGATACTTCCCGAAATAGAACGATGCGCGGGACATCGGCAGCGGGATGTTCAGATAGGCTGTTCTGTCCTTGAACTCGGTAGGCATCTGCTTCCCGCACATGACCGAAGTCACCAGACCGAGCATCAGCGGCAGGAAGAAGAGGAGCCCGGCTATGCGGGTGTTCGAATAGGCCTCGCTGAAACCGAAATTCGTAAGGAAGTTCACGAATCCCGGCACCCCCAAGGCAATAATCGGTATCAGAAGCGCCATGAACAGGAGGATGTAAGTCCATTTCATCTTCGCGAACAGTTTCATCTGGGCCATGAAAACGGTCAGAGTCTGGTTCGCGGAGGATCTGATCGAGTATCTGACGTTCCTGTGGGCCTCCTCGTCGGTGGCGTAATATCCCGTGTTCCTCCAGGTGCCGGATCCTTCTCTCTGGGTTTCGCCCTCGACGTGCGAGTAGAAGGATTCTTCCATCGCCTTCTTTTCCGCTTCATTCCTGGCCCTCGCTGCCTCCCCCTTTTCGACGGTCTTTTCGAAGGAAAAGAAATCGACCACTTTCGACAGGCCGCTCATGGTTTCTCACCTTCCGTGAGCTCCATGTAGAAAGTCTCCAGCGAGGCTCCTCTCTCGTTCATCGAGAGCATGCCGGCGCCGGAGTCGAAGACTGCTTTGGCGATCGCGGCTTGCTGCTCCGGGGTGCCCTGGAACCCTATGGATACCGTGCATTTCCCTTTGCGCTCGGCGGAGGAGACGCCCTCCATCGCGGATATGTCCCTCAGCGAATCGTCAGGAATGGGCCTGATGGTGCAGATGGTCAGTTCCACGCCGGTATGTCCGCTGCTGTGGATCAGCGTGCTGACGTCGCCGGATGCTATGGTCCTGCCGTCCCTTATCATCGCGACGGAGCCGCACAGCTCGGAGACCTCGCTCAGGATGTGGGTGCTTATCAGGAGCGTCCTGTCCTTGGATTTGAGCCCTTTGAGTATCTGCCTCACCTCGACCATCCCTCTCGGATCGAGGCCGGATGTTGGCTCGTCGAGTATGATGATCTCCGGGTTCGGAAGCAATGCCTGGGCGATGACGACCCTCTGGCGCATCCCCTTGGAGAATCCGCTTATCGGTTTGTCTCTCCATTCCCACATCTTCATCGTCTCCAGGACGTCCCTGGATCTGATGGCGATCTCCGTTCTGTCCATCCCGTATATCTTCCCGATGTACTCTAGTATCTCCGCGGGAGAGAACGAAGGGTAGAGGTCCGGAGTCTCTATGACGCAGCCCACATGCTCCATCGCGTGCCTGTGGTCTTTGATGTCGATCCCATCGATGCGGACCGTCCCGGAAGTGGGTCTGAGAAGGCCGGTGATGGCTTTGAGCGTAGTGCTTTTGCCTGCGCCGTTCGGGCCCATGAGGCCCATGAATTCACCCCTTCTAACGGACAGGTTGATGTCTGAGATCGCTGTAAAATTGCCATAGGTCTTTGTGAGATGTTCCGTTTCGATGGCAATCTCGTTTCCCATATCCGCAAGAGAATCCGTGCGGTATTTAACGTTGGTTATTCAGGTTTCATAAAAGGCTTCGGTTCGAATCCAAGGTTCTGTTCACCAGCTCGTCCGCTTTCGGGATGAATTCCTCGTGCCTGCGGACGTTCCTGTATTTCACGGAAGGTATCAGCGATGCCAGCGCCACGGCATCGTCGTGCAGCGCCTTCATGTCCGGGGATTTCACCTTGTACTGCCCGGTCATCTGCCTTATGACCAGCTGGGAATCCATGACGAATTCGGCTTCTTCCGCGCCCAGATCCAGCGCCTCTTTGATCCCGGCGATGAGGCCGCGGTATTCGGCGTAATTGTTGGTGCGGACCCCCAGGAACTCAGACTTTTCGCGGATGATTTTCTTGTCCAGCGTCACGACCACGCCGTACGCAGCCTTCCCTGGGTTCCCTCTGGATCCGCCGTCGGTGTAGATTATGTACATCGGTATACCAGGTCCCTGACGGGCTTGTTGTCGCCGTCGACCAGCACGACTTTGGCATGGATCGGATCGTTGGTGAGCTCGAAAGCCATTATGATGACCTTGTCGCCTATCTCGCACATGTGCGCCGCGGCTCCGTTGAGCGCTATGATTCCGGATCCGCGCTCTCCCGGCAGGGTATACGTCTCGAAGCGGCTTCCGTTGTTCACGTCGGCCACCAGAACCTTCTCGCCCACCCATATGCCTACCCTGTCTAGGAGGTCCAGATCGACGGTTATGCTGCCCTCGTAATCGGGGCGGGCCTCCGTGACGGTCGCCCTGTGGATTTTGCTGCGGATCATCCAGCGCATGCGCGACCATCGGCGTACAATAAATGAACTTTCCGTCGGTTTCAGCCTTTGAAGGAACCGTAGAGCCTGACGGTATTGGCTCCGCGCTCGTCTTTCTCGAATTTGGCGTCTATTCCGAACACGATTCTCATGTTCTCTTCCGTGAGTATGTCTTCGGGCCTGCCCATGGCGAAAATGTTGCGGTCGTGAATGAGAACCATCCTGTCGCAGTAGCGGGCGACCATGGGAAGGTCGTGGGACACTATGACGACTGTGAGCCCCTTCTCGCGGGATAAGTCCCTGATCAGATCCAGGATCTCGAATTGCATGTTGATGTCGAGATGCAGCGTGGGCTCGTCCATCAGGATGATGTCCGGGGATTGGGCTATGGCCCTGGCGATGATCGCCCTTTGCCTCTCCCCGCCGCTCATGGTGTTGATGTGGCGGTCGGCCATGTCCGAGATTCCGGTCTGCTCCATGGCTTCCTTTATTATGCGCTCGTCATCGGAGGTGAGGCCTCTCAAAGATTCCTGGAACGGCATCCTGCCCATCTCCACGATCTCTCTGACAGTGAATGCGAAGCGTATCTCGTTGGATTGCGGCACGACGGCTACTTTCTTGGCTATATCCTTCTTTCTCATGTCAGCGATGTCGTCCCCCTCAATGAGGACGCATCCATGCTCTGGAGAGAGGTTTCTGTTGAGATTCTTGAGGAGGGTAGATTTCCCGCATCCGTTCGGGCCGAGTATCCCTAGTATCTCCCCTTTGCCGACGCTGAGGCTGATGCTGTCGAGGACTTTCTTCTCCCTGTAGGAATAGCTGAGTTCTTCGACATCCATTTTCCCGCTCACCATCCCACCTCCTTTTTCCTGCTGCACAGAAGATAGATGAAGAACGGCGCTCCGATGATGGCTGTGACTATCCCTATCGGAAGGACGCCGAAGAACTGGGCGGCATAATGGGCTATGAAGTCGCACATCACCACGAAGGCTCCCCCGCCGACGGCCGACAGAGGAAGTATCAGGCGGTTGTCAGGGCCGAGGATCAGCCTTATCATGTGCGGTATGACCAGCCCGACGAATCCTATGGTGCCTGCGAAGCATACGCAAGCGGCAACGACGAGGGATGAGACGACGAGAAGGAACAGCCTGGTCCTTCTGACGTCGACGCCCAGGTCCATGGCATGGGCATCCCCAAGCATCATCGCGTTCAGGTTCATGGATTGGGTAAGCATCAGAGCGATTCCGATGAAGATTATCGGGAGCGCAACGCATATCTCATTCCATCCGGCATCTCCGAGGCTTCCCATGGACCAGAACACTATGCTCCCCATCTTCTCGCTGGGCGCGACGTAGGTAAGGAACGAGACCAGCGCGGAGATCAGAGACGAGACAGCGACTCCGGCGAGGACCAATGTCTCGGTTTTCACCAGGCTTCCTCCGGAGCGCGATATTGTGTAGACCAGAACCATCGTCGCGAAGCACAGAACGAAGGCGGCCAGCGGCTGGGTGATTGCCATCGGGATCAAGGATATCGGGAATATTATGGCCAATGCGGCTCCCAGAGACGCCCCAGAAGACAGCCCAAGGATGTAAGGCGTGGCCAGAGGGTTTCTGAACACCGCTTGCATCACGCCTCCGGTTACTGCGAGGCCGGCGCCTATCCCTATGCCGAATACGATGCGGGGGACGTTGTGCCCGTTGACGATGATGTCGTTGGCCCACGTCCCATGGCCTAGGAGAGCATCCACGACTTCGGCGATCGAAAGCATTTCCTTCCCGGCGATGGAAAGGTCCAGGAAGACGAATATGAGGAGGAGGGCCAAAGATATGGCCATCACAATCAGCGACGATGCGATTCCGCGCTTAGCTTTCATTCTCCTCCTCCTTGTGTTTGGGTTCCGCTCAGGCCTTGTTCTTTTTCAGCTTGAAATAGAGGCCGATAAGGGCTAAGAGAAGGATCGCCGACATCGCAGCCGCGGCGTATACGATGTATTTCCCAAGGCCCTTGTCTTCGCTCGGCTCAGGGGCAGGTTCAGGAGCGGGCGTCGGCTCGGACGCATACAGCGCATTGGCGATCTCGGTGAGACCATCAGCAGATTCTGGGCACCAATTGTTCCACTGGAGGCCCATCGGGATGACTTTGATGGTCCTGTCTCCGGAGAACACTTCGTTGTAGAAGTCATCTAGAGTCTTCCCGGCGCTGAAGTATGAGTTGGACACGAACACTACGGCATCTTTGTTGTTCTCCAGAAGCTTGGTTATGGCATTGACGTCGCCATATCTGGCGGCAGAATTCGAAGGGTCATATCCTATGTTGTTGGCCTTGCAGACGTCCAGCATCGATTTCATGATTCCGGTGTTGCCGATCTGAAGCGATTTGCTGTAATACCAGACGTAGAGCGCTTTGGGTCTGTCGGTTCCATCGAAACTGGCCGCTTTGTCTTCCACGGCTTTGATCTTGCTCTTCATCGCAGTGATGGAGTCCGGGATGCTTCCGGATGCGATCAGCGAAACGTCCTCCACCATTTTGACCAGATCGGAATAGCTTTCGATGGTATTCCAAACGAGGATTCTGGTGAATCCCTCTTTGCTGAGTTTTTCGCGGAGCTCGAGGTTGCTGGAATAGCTGGTCAGGATGATGGTATCGTCGAGGGAGAATTTCCCGCTCTCCACCATCTTCACTATTGTCGTGATGATGTATTCGTGGTTGGTGGTCCCATAGAAGCTTTTGAGATCCTCGGCTCTGAGGTCCTTCAGCTCTTCGAATTTAGTGTATTCGTAGGTGGAATACATGTCGACTGCCACGATTTTGTCGACCGCTCCGGCATCGGCGATGGTGAGCGCGGTAGCGGATCCGTTGAGGATGATCTTGTCTTCGGCTTCCGCGTATTCGAAAGTCATTCCCGTCCCGTCGGTGACCGTGAATGCGGCTTCGGAATCCTCGGCGAGAATCGGCACCATGCAGATGGCAATGATGGCGATTGGTATCAGCATTATTCTGTTCATGTTTTTACCTGCGTTATTAAGAAAACAATTGTCTGTGCTACCATAAAGGGATTGATATAAAATTCTATTCAGTCAGAATTATCCGATTTGTGTCAAATTTCTAATCCAATAAAAACGATGCCAGCAGAGAGGATCGGTTTGCATTCTCATGGTTGCGCGGCGAGTCCCGGCAATTTATCCGAAGAGACATTTTCTGCGGCCAGCGAGGGACTTTTTTGCCAAACATAAATTAAAGGAACATTGCCACCACGGACTGCTATGGGAAATAAGAATTCGATGATATTGATTGTCTGTGCGCTGGCGATCCTTGCGATCCTGGCCGGACTGTTCCTCACGCATCCCGGAGAAAAAAGTGATGCGGGGAAGAAATCTCTGGAAACCGTAAATGTAGGGGTCTACAACATGTCCTACTTGCCCTACGACATAGCTGACGACCGCTATTACGAAGATGCGAAGCCCCTGTCGGAATATAAGAACGGCGACTTCCAGTTCAAAATCGTGGAAGGCGAGAAGGAGGTTCTGTACATCACCCTCGAAGACTTCGCCCGCATGTACAGCGACGACTACACCGAAGGCTGCACCGGAGCCGTCACCACCAGCGGGAACA is part of the Candidatus Methanomethylophilaceae archaeon genome and encodes:
- a CDS encoding aspartate 1-decarboxylase, which codes for MIRSKIHRATVTEARPDYEGSITVDLDLLDRVGIWVGEKVLVADVNNGSRFETYTLPGERGSGIIALNGAAAHMCEIGDKVIIMAFELTNDPIHAKVVLVDGDNKPVRDLVYRCT
- a CDS encoding ABC transporter permease, which codes for MSGLSKVVDFFSFEKTVEKGEAARARNEAEKKAMEESFYSHVEGETQREGSGTWRNTGYYATDEEAHRNVRYSIRSSANQTLTVFMAQMKLFAKMKWTYILLFMALLIPIIALGVPGFVNFLTNFGFSEAYSNTRIAGLLFFLPLMLGLVTSVMCGKQMPTEFKDRTAYLNIPLPMSRASFYFGKYLAGFVMCVGVFMFAYSMAIITVITKYDTIFADLILESLLLTVIGILAYSATAYCLGCFTKKGSSILPFAVMSFIIPFAAMIICTQFNDYTLTLLPFFLGEAALGILGAPMSGSVGMIAIAFMDLSSVWTMIAVGIAWAIAMLAIGYYRISRREM
- a CDS encoding ABC transporter ATP-binding protein; amino-acid sequence: MDVEELSYSYREKKVLDSISLSVGKGEILGILGPNGCGKSTLLKNLNRNLSPEHGCVLIEGDDIADMRKKDIAKKVAVVPQSNEIRFAFTVREIVEMGRMPFQESLRGLTSDDERIIKEAMEQTGISDMADRHINTMSGGERQRAIIARAIAQSPDIILMDEPTLHLDINMQFEILDLIRDLSREKGLTVVIVSHDLPMVARYCDRMVLIHDRNIFAMGRPEDILTEENMRIVFGIDAKFEKDERGANTVRLYGSFKG
- a CDS encoding histidine--tRNA ligase, whose product is MIQCPRGTRDFLPDEMEKRRFYEGRLRRVAGNFGFREVETPIFEDAELFILRSGPNVLKELYAFKDKGGRDIALRPEMTAPAIRMFVNGMANEPKPIKIFYFGQCFRYERPQSGRYREFFQFGAELIGSDTPETDAEVISMASEMIKSFGLKDYRIRIGHIGVLRQRIADIGVPKENTAEVLQKLDKKLYDEARPLLEGIGASSADIDALFELTETVGGVEVLDKVPGEAGDYLRQVVSYLSASGVKDVEIDLGVVRGLDYYTGMVFEAEAPSLGAEKQICGGGSYTLSELFGGEKVFSTGFAVGFDRILLAAEKEGQVYEPKGIDAYVLSVSDDMRLKAAEIVASLRSAGISADIDIMGRKMAKALKYASAVRAKYAVIVGAKEMESGSVTLRDMTSGEQKLVKTEDLPSEIAGKRF
- a CDS encoding iron ABC transporter permease; translation: MSLALLLIFVFLDLSIAGKEMLSIAEVVDALLGHGTWANDIIVNGHNVPRIVFGIGIGAGLAVTGGVMQAVFRNPLATPYILGLSSGASLGAALAIIFPISLIPMAITQPLAAFVLCFATMVLVYTISRSGGSLVKTETLVLAGVAVSSLISALVSFLTYVAPSEKMGSIVFWSMGSLGDAGWNEICVALPIIFIGIALMLTQSMNLNAMMLGDAHAMDLGVDVRRTRLFLLVVSSLVVAACVCFAGTIGFVGLVIPHMIRLILGPDNRLILPLSAVGGGAFVVMCDFIAHYAAQFFGVLPIGIVTAIIGAPFFIYLLCSRKKEVGW
- a CDS encoding ABC transporter ATP-binding protein, which produces MGNEIAIETEHLTKTYGNFTAISDINLSVRRGEFMGLMGPNGAGKSTTLKAITGLLRPTSGTVRIDGIDIKDHRHAMEHVGCVIETPDLYPSFSPAEILEYIGKIYGMDRTEIAIRSRDVLETMKMWEWRDKPISGFSKGMRQRVVIAQALLPNPEIIILDEPTSGLDPRGMVEVRQILKGLKSKDRTLLISTHILSEVSELCGSVAMIRDGRTIASGDVSTLIHSSGHTGVELTICTIRPIPDDSLRDISAMEGVSSAERKGKCTVSIGFQGTPEQQAAIAKAVFDSGAGMLSMNERGASLETFYMELTEGEKP
- a CDS encoding ABC transporter substrate-binding protein — protein: MNRIMLIPIAIIAICMVPILAEDSEAAFTVTDGTGMTFEYAEAEDKIILNGSATALTIADAGAVDKIVAVDMYSTYEYTKFEELKDLRAEDLKSFYGTTNHEYIITTIVKMVESGKFSLDDTIILTSYSSNLELREKLSKEGFTRILVWNTIESYSDLVKMVEDVSLIASGSIPDSITAMKSKIKAVEDKAASFDGTDRPKALYVWYYSKSLQIGNTGIMKSMLDVCKANNIGYDPSNSAARYGDVNAITKLLENNKDAVVFVSNSYFSAGKTLDDFYNEVFSGDRTIKVIPMGLQWNNWCPESADGLTEIANALYASEPTPAPEPAPEPSEDKGLGKYIVYAAAAMSAILLLALIGLYFKLKKNKA
- a CDS encoding ribonuclease HI family protein — encoded protein: MYIIYTDGGSRGNPGKAAYGVVVTLDKKIIREKSEFLGVRTNNYAEYRGLIAGIKEALDLGAEEAEFVMDSQLVIRQMTGQYKVKSPDMKALHDDAVALASLIPSVKYRNVRRHEEFIPKADELVNRTLDSNRSLL